A DNA window from Rhodococcus sp. Z13 contains the following coding sequences:
- a CDS encoding acetoacetate--CoA ligase — protein MQPQWVPTEADIERANVTRFTRFVEQRHGLILPDYRALWQWSVEHPGEFWQAVWDTFEVVSHTDPGPALADASMPGAVWFPGATLNLVEHVFRGRDPESRDPQSPAVVHLDEAGNRRETSWAELERQTAALAATLRAHGVEKGDRVVGYLPNISEAVVALLATASIGAVWAGCGQDYAAPAALDRLGRLEPRVLVTATGYRYSGRRHDRLDELQRLREGMPGLALTVVVPTEETPVPDTGDPTVLDWNDAVAGDHSLDTLPVPFDHPLWVVFSSGTTGPPKGLVHGHGGVLLEHLKALSLHLDLGPGDRFLWYTSPSWMMWNFLVSGLLVGSTIVTYDGAPSHPDVDRLWRIAAEEGVTVLGTSPGYVLACIKAGVVPRTDHDLTALRTVGVTGSTLPAPSSLWLSENVGERVQVASISGGTDVVSAFVGAVPTVPVWPGEISVPCLGVAVDAFDADGKPVRGEVGELVVTVPMPSMPVRFWHDPDGSRYRDSYFSAFPGVWRHGDWISITERGSFEMHGRSDSTLNRHGVRMGSADIYQAVESLPEIVEALVLGVELPDGTYRMPLFVVLADGVTLDEDLKERIRAAVREHASPRHVPDEIVAAPGVPHTRTGKKLEVPLKRILQGADPERAVDRTAIDAPELLDWYREQA, from the coding sequence GTGCAGCCGCAATGGGTTCCCACCGAGGCCGACATCGAACGGGCGAACGTCACCCGTTTCACCCGCTTCGTCGAGCAACGCCACGGCCTGATCCTGCCCGACTACCGGGCACTGTGGCAGTGGTCCGTCGAGCATCCGGGTGAATTCTGGCAGGCCGTGTGGGACACCTTCGAGGTCGTCTCCCACACCGATCCCGGGCCGGCGCTCGCCGACGCCTCCATGCCCGGCGCCGTGTGGTTCCCCGGCGCGACCCTCAACCTCGTCGAACACGTCTTCCGCGGCCGCGACCCCGAGAGCCGTGACCCACAGAGCCCCGCCGTCGTGCATCTCGACGAGGCCGGGAACCGGCGCGAGACGAGCTGGGCGGAACTCGAACGGCAGACCGCTGCCCTCGCCGCCACGCTCCGCGCCCACGGGGTGGAGAAGGGCGACCGGGTGGTCGGCTACCTGCCCAACATCTCCGAAGCGGTCGTGGCGCTGCTCGCCACCGCGAGCATCGGCGCGGTGTGGGCCGGATGCGGGCAGGACTATGCCGCCCCCGCCGCGCTCGACCGGCTCGGCCGCCTCGAGCCCCGCGTCCTCGTCACCGCCACCGGCTACCGGTACTCCGGCAGACGGCACGACCGCCTCGACGAACTGCAGCGGCTCCGCGAGGGCATGCCGGGCCTGGCCCTGACCGTCGTGGTTCCCACCGAGGAGACCCCCGTCCCCGACACCGGCGACCCCACGGTCCTCGACTGGAACGACGCGGTGGCGGGAGATCACTCCCTCGACACCCTCCCGGTGCCCTTCGACCATCCCCTCTGGGTCGTCTTCTCCTCCGGCACCACCGGACCGCCCAAGGGACTCGTGCACGGACACGGCGGGGTGCTGCTCGAGCATCTCAAGGCCCTGTCGCTGCACCTCGACCTCGGCCCCGGCGACCGTTTCCTCTGGTACACGAGCCCGAGCTGGATGATGTGGAACTTCCTCGTCTCCGGCCTGCTCGTGGGCTCGACGATCGTCACCTACGACGGCGCGCCCTCCCATCCGGACGTCGACCGGCTGTGGCGCATCGCCGCCGAGGAGGGCGTGACGGTCCTGGGCACGAGCCCCGGCTACGTGTTGGCCTGCATCAAGGCCGGGGTGGTGCCGCGCACCGACCACGACCTGACGGCCCTGCGGACCGTCGGGGTCACCGGCTCGACCCTGCCGGCCCCGTCGTCGCTGTGGCTGTCCGAGAACGTGGGGGAGCGGGTGCAGGTCGCCTCCATCTCCGGCGGCACCGACGTCGTGTCGGCGTTCGTCGGGGCCGTCCCCACCGTGCCGGTCTGGCCCGGGGAGATATCCGTACCCTGCCTCGGCGTCGCCGTCGACGCTTTCGACGCGGACGGGAAGCCGGTGCGCGGGGAGGTCGGCGAACTGGTGGTGACGGTACCGATGCCGTCCATGCCCGTCCGGTTCTGGCACGACCCCGACGGCAGCCGCTACCGTGACTCCTACTTCTCCGCCTTTCCGGGGGTGTGGCGGCACGGGGACTGGATCTCGATCACCGAGCGTGGCAGCTTCGAGATGCACGGCCGCTCCGACTCCACCCTCAACCGGCACGGGGTGCGGATGGGCAGTGCCGACATCTACCAGGCCGTCGAGAGCCTGCCGGAGATCGTCGAGGCCCTCGTCCTGGGCGTCGAACTGCCCGACGGCACGTACCGGATGCCGCTGTTCGTCGTCCTCGCCGACGGGGTGACCCTCGACGAGGACCTGAAGGAACGGATCCGCGCCGCGGTGCGTGAGCACGCGTCGCCGCGGCACGTACCCGACGAGATCGTCGCGGCGCCCGGCGTCCCGCACACCCGGACCGGCAAGAAGCTCGAGGTCCCGCTCAAGCGGATCCTGCAGGGAGCCGATCCGGAGCGGGCCGTCGACCGCACCGCCATCGACGCGCCGGAGCTGCTGGACTGGTACCGCGAGCAGGCGTGA
- a CDS encoding GlsB/YeaQ/YmgE family stress response membrane protein, producing the protein MGQIIGTIIFGAVIGILARLVIPGKQAMGMIITVVIGIIGALIGYWIWGMIASEGNEDTSGIDWIRWIISIVVAVILTLIYTSATREKR; encoded by the coding sequence ATGGGACAAATCATCGGCACGATCATCTTCGGTGCGGTCATCGGCATCCTTGCCCGGCTCGTCATCCCGGGCAAGCAGGCCATGGGCATGATCATCACCGTCGTCATCGGCATCATCGGCGCCCTGATCGGCTACTGGATCTGGGGCATGATCGCCTCGGAAGGTAACGAGGACACCTCGGGCATCGACTGGATCCGCTGGATCATCAGCATCGTCGTGGCCGTGATCCTCACGCTGATCTACACCTCCGCGACGCGCGAGAAGAGGTAG
- a CDS encoding AMP-binding protein — MSGLHATRLPSYTQGAWDVPLLGDTIGDNLDRTAARFGDREALVDRAAGKRWTYTEFVADVDTLALGLLRAGIGKGDRVGIWAPNCWQWVHVQYATAKIGAILVNINPAYRAHELQYVLEQAGVRMLVSAATFKTSDYAAMIETVRPNCPDLEDVVLLGSSSWDELVESGRAALPEGRGELAAAQAALSPDDPINIQYTSGTTGFPKGATLSHHNVLNNGFFVGELCHYTEQDRVCIPVPLYHCFGMTMGNLACTSHGATMVLPAPSFEPAATLTAVAKEKCTSLYGVPTMFIAELADPGFENHDLSSLRTGIMAGSPCPVEVMKQVIDRMGMREVSICYGMTETSPVSTQTRSDDSIERRVSTVGRVGPHLEVKIVDPATGLTVPRGEPGEVCTRGYSVMLGYWNQPDKTAEAIDEARWMHTGDIGVMDEDGYVSITGRIKDMVIRGGENIYPREIEEFLYTHPDILDAQVVGVPDEKYGEELMAWIRMREGAEPLDAASLREFCTGKLAHYKIPRYVHVVDEFPMTVTGKVRKVDMREQAAAIIAATAVRGG; from the coding sequence ATGTCCGGCCTCCACGCCACACGTCTGCCCAGCTACACCCAGGGTGCCTGGGACGTCCCGCTGCTGGGCGACACCATCGGCGACAACCTCGACCGCACCGCCGCGCGCTTCGGCGACCGCGAGGCACTCGTCGACCGTGCAGCCGGAAAGCGCTGGACCTACACCGAATTCGTCGCCGACGTCGACACCCTCGCGCTCGGGTTGCTGCGCGCGGGCATCGGCAAGGGCGATCGTGTCGGGATCTGGGCGCCCAACTGCTGGCAGTGGGTGCACGTGCAGTACGCGACGGCGAAGATCGGGGCGATCCTCGTCAACATCAACCCCGCCTACCGCGCACACGAACTGCAGTACGTGCTCGAGCAGGCCGGTGTCCGGATGCTCGTGTCCGCCGCGACGTTCAAGACCTCCGACTACGCGGCGATGATCGAGACCGTACGGCCCAACTGCCCCGACCTCGAGGACGTCGTCCTGCTCGGGTCGTCGAGCTGGGACGAACTGGTCGAGTCCGGCCGCGCCGCCCTCCCCGAGGGCCGGGGCGAACTCGCCGCCGCGCAGGCCGCGCTGTCCCCGGACGACCCCATCAACATCCAGTACACCTCGGGCACCACCGGGTTCCCCAAGGGCGCCACGCTCAGCCACCACAACGTGCTCAACAACGGCTTCTTCGTCGGCGAACTGTGCCACTACACCGAGCAGGACCGGGTGTGCATCCCCGTCCCGCTCTACCACTGCTTCGGCATGACGATGGGCAATCTCGCCTGCACCAGCCACGGCGCCACCATGGTGCTGCCGGCGCCCTCCTTCGAACCCGCGGCCACCCTCACCGCGGTGGCGAAGGAGAAGTGCACCTCGCTGTACGGCGTACCCACCATGTTCATCGCCGAACTGGCCGATCCGGGCTTCGAGAACCACGACCTGTCGAGCCTGCGCACCGGCATCATGGCGGGATCACCCTGCCCGGTGGAGGTGATGAAGCAGGTCATCGACCGGATGGGCATGCGGGAGGTGTCCATCTGCTACGGCATGACCGAGACCTCCCCGGTCTCCACCCAGACCCGCAGCGACGACAGCATCGAACGGCGCGTGAGCACCGTCGGACGCGTCGGCCCGCACCTCGAGGTCAAGATCGTCGATCCCGCGACGGGACTGACCGTGCCGCGCGGCGAGCCGGGCGAGGTGTGCACCCGCGGCTACTCCGTGATGCTCGGCTACTGGAATCAGCCCGACAAGACCGCCGAGGCGATCGACGAGGCCCGTTGGATGCACACCGGCGACATCGGCGTCATGGACGAGGACGGCTACGTGTCCATTACCGGACGCATCAAGGACATGGTCATCCGCGGCGGCGAGAACATCTACCCGCGGGAGATCGAGGAGTTCCTCTACACCCATCCCGACATCCTCGACGCCCAGGTCGTCGGTGTTCCCGACGAGAAGTACGGCGAGGAACTCATGGCATGGATCCGCATGCGCGAGGGCGCCGAACCGCTCGACGCGGCCTCGTTGCGGGAGTTCTGCACCGGCAAGCTCGCCCACTACAAGATCCCGCGCTACGTGCACGTGGTCGACGAGTTCCCCATGACCGTGACGGGCAAGGTCCGCAAGGTCGACATGCGGGAGCAGGCCGCGGCGATCATCGCGGCCACGGCGGTACGGGGTGGCTGA
- a CDS encoding MFS transporter, which yields MTSVSTPGAAEPPITGPAGPTRSAPRTEGPGIRRVAVASCIGTTIEFYDFFIYGTAAALVFPTVFFPALGATAGTVASFATFAVAFIARPVGAMLFGHFGDRIGRKKTLVSTLLLMGISTLLIGLLPGAGTIGVAAPIILVLLRFAQGFAVGGEWAGATLLTAEYAPPGQRGLYAMFPQLGPAIAFALSSGTFLFTGLALGDTKEAFLTYGWRIPFLLSIVLVGIGLYMRLAIQETPVFRAEQEARLRAEQEARRNTPATTETPRRLPFLDAVRFQAKEILLAGGALAIMFAFFYMGTAYLTSYATKTLGFDRPFVLLVGIASSLVFGLAIVLSALYSDRVGRKKVIMVSCAFSVLWALVLFPILDTGSPIAFALGMAITLAIFGIAYGPCGALLPEMFATRYRYTGAGLGYNFAGVLGGAIPPMIAAPLAASYGGIAIGIMLAGIGLVSLICTAALVETRDRSL from the coding sequence GTGACCAGTGTGTCGACCCCCGGGGCTGCCGAACCCCCCATCACCGGGCCGGCCGGGCCCACCCGATCCGCGCCCCGCACCGAGGGCCCCGGTATCCGACGTGTCGCCGTCGCCAGCTGCATCGGCACGACGATCGAGTTCTACGACTTCTTCATCTACGGCACCGCCGCAGCGCTGGTGTTCCCGACCGTCTTCTTCCCGGCGCTCGGAGCCACCGCCGGCACCGTGGCCTCCTTCGCGACCTTCGCCGTCGCCTTCATCGCCCGGCCCGTGGGTGCAATGCTCTTCGGGCACTTCGGCGATCGCATCGGCCGCAAGAAGACCCTCGTCTCCACCCTACTGCTGATGGGCATCTCCACCCTGCTCATCGGCCTGCTGCCCGGCGCCGGCACCATCGGTGTCGCCGCGCCGATCATCCTCGTACTGCTGCGCTTCGCTCAGGGCTTCGCCGTCGGCGGTGAATGGGCCGGCGCGACCCTGCTCACCGCCGAATACGCGCCACCGGGACAACGCGGCCTGTACGCGATGTTCCCGCAGCTCGGTCCCGCCATCGCCTTCGCCCTGTCGAGCGGCACCTTCCTGTTCACCGGTCTCGCCCTCGGCGACACCAAAGAGGCCTTCCTCACCTACGGCTGGCGGATCCCGTTCCTGCTCAGCATCGTTCTCGTCGGCATCGGCCTCTACATGCGCCTCGCCATCCAGGAGACCCCCGTCTTCCGTGCAGAACAGGAGGCCCGCCTCCGTGCAGAACAGGAGGCCCGCCGCAACACCCCCGCCACCACCGAGACCCCGCGCCGCCTGCCCTTCCTCGACGCCGTGCGCTTCCAGGCCAAGGAGATCCTCCTCGCCGGCGGTGCCCTGGCCATCATGTTCGCCTTCTTCTACATGGGCACGGCCTACCTGACCAGCTACGCGACCAAGACGCTCGGCTTCGACCGGCCCTTCGTCCTCCTGGTCGGTATCGCCTCGTCGCTGGTCTTCGGTCTCGCGATCGTGCTGTCCGCGCTGTACTCCGACCGCGTCGGACGCAAGAAGGTCATCATGGTGTCGTGCGCGTTCTCCGTGCTCTGGGCACTGGTGTTGTTCCCGATCCTCGACACCGGCTCCCCGATCGCGTTCGCGCTCGGCATGGCGATCACCCTCGCCATCTTCGGTATCGCCTACGGCCCCTGCGGCGCACTGCTTCCCGAGATGTTCGCGACCCGCTACCGCTACACCGGTGCCGGGCTCGGCTACAACTTCGCCGGCGTCCTCGGTGGAGCCATCCCGCCGATGATCGCCGCCCCGCTCGCAGCCTCCTACGGCGGCATCGCGATCGGGATCATGCTCGCCGGCATCGGCCTGGTGAGCCTGATCTGCACCGCGGCGCTCGTCGAGACCCGCGACCGGTCCCTCTGA
- a CDS encoding DUF779 domain-containing protein, translating to MTVPPRLVATVGAVALLRRLAQRTGPLMMHQSGGCCDGSAPMCYPEGDFVVGDRDVLLGVLDLRLGAGETRPDPPEGADAVPVWISGSQFDAWKHTCLVLDVVPGRGSGFSLESPEGVRFLSRGRAFTADELAALATVEPLTGRAWESGARPAAATEPAVVTEAADACPVPPRGTVGG from the coding sequence GTGACCGTCCCGCCCCGCCTCGTGGCCACCGTCGGCGCCGTCGCACTGCTGCGCCGGCTCGCGCAGCGCACCGGACCGCTCATGATGCACCAGTCGGGTGGTTGCTGCGACGGTTCGGCCCCGATGTGTTATCCCGAGGGTGATTTCGTCGTCGGCGACCGCGACGTCCTGCTCGGTGTCCTCGACCTGCGTCTCGGAGCGGGGGAGACCCGCCCCGACCCGCCGGAGGGCGCCGACGCCGTGCCGGTGTGGATCTCCGGCTCGCAGTTCGACGCGTGGAAACACACCTGCCTCGTCCTCGACGTGGTACCCGGCCGCGGTTCCGGCTTCAGTCTCGAGAGCCCGGAAGGGGTGCGCTTCCTCAGCCGGGGCCGGGCCTTCACCGCCGACGAACTCGCCGCGCTCGCCACCGTCGAACCGCTGACCGGCCGGGCCTGGGAGTCCGGTGCCCGCCCGGCCGCCGCCACGGAACCGGCCGTCGTCACGGAGGCCGCCGACGCGTGCCCCGTCCCGCCGAGGGGCACCGTAGGAGGGTGA